The Muntiacus reevesi chromosome 10, mMunRee1.1, whole genome shotgun sequence genome has a segment encoding these proteins:
- the LOC136143847 gene encoding myb/SANT-like DNA-binding domain-containing protein 3 isoform X1 gives MQNNEIIKPAKYFSELEKSILLALVEKYKYVLECKKSDARTIALKQRTWQALAHEYNSQPSVSLRDFKQLKKCWENIKARTKKIMAHERREKVKRSVSPLLSTHVLGKEKIASMLPEQLYFLQSPPEEEPEYHAEAAAQESFAVSNRELCDDEKEFIHFPVCEGTSQPEPSCSAVRITANKNYRSKTSQEGALKKMHEEEHHQQMSILQLQLIQMNEVHVAKIQQIERECEMAEEEHRIKMEVLNKKKMYWERKLQTFTKEWPVSSFNRPFPNSP, from the exons ATGCAAAACAACGAAATCATAAAACCTGCCAAATACTTCTCAGAATTGGAAAAGAGCATCCTGCTGGCGTTAGTAGAAAAGTACAAGTATGTGCTGGAATGTAAGAAAAGCGATGCGCGAACTATTGCCCTCAAGCAGCGAACCTGGCAGGCGCTTGCCCACGAGTACAACTCCCAGCCCAGCGTGTCGCTGCGGGATTTCAAACAGCTGAAAAAGTGCTGGGAGAACATCAAGGCTCGGACCAAAAAGATTATGGCCCacgagaggagagagaaagtgaagcgCAGCGTCAGCCCGCTTCTGAGCACCCACGTCCTGGGGAAGGAGAAGATTGCCAGCATGCTGCCGGAGCAACTTTACTTCCTGCAGAGCCCTCCCGAGGAGGAGCCCGAGTACCACGCGGAGGCCGCCGCCCAAG AATCATTTGCTGTTTCAAATAGAGAACTGTGCGATGATGAGAAAGAGTTCATACATTTTCCAGTATGTGAGGGGACCTCTCAACCTGAACCCTCGTGTTCAGCTGTCAGAATAACAGCCAATAAAAACTACAGGAGCAAAACCTCTCAGGAAGGTGCTTTAAAAAAGATGCATGAGGAAGAACACcatcaacaaatgtccatcttaCAACTGCAGCTGATACAAATGAATGAGGTGCATGTGGCCAAAATCCAGCAGATAGAGCGAGAGTGTGAGATGGCAGAGGAGGAACACAGGATAAAAATGGAAGTTCTCAATAAAAAGAAGATGTATTGGGAAAGAAAACTACAAACTTTTACCAAGGAGtggcctgtttcctcatttaaccGGCCCTTTCCCAATTCACCCTAA